The following proteins are encoded in a genomic region of Candidatus Krumholzibacteriia bacterium:
- a CDS encoding FlgD immunoglobulin-like domain containing protein translates to MKRISIHLACSFLVLVSLTVSAHAPIHSPWPWDDGERYDNTWFKDFMMDAPWRVIDEDTPIPLTVILKDCDMDDIRELHWIECIDTSTGARIWFHDFNDERIGNNASEDNYWTWITTVTENHDWLPNGTLLTPANLGYGTGDRIPLRVEIYYKDDWFNYSETRHLRIEVGSGPFPWPANWFGGDVHYHTMYTNNIAEYGAPIPAVKRAAKAAGVHWLCVTDHSCDLDETGDGSFSYGTDEWEYTIQDENGIHEHYRDVSSLGGSWESIQFDIDQEMDPGFRLYRGVEINLASVDESSWDKTMHTLFYNPSYIHSPNSGAFGERPVYPNLPDGLAALDPGGFAYAAHPKSSLSAEWGGTDWGVNGTEWGLVNLGTALGYEGFRGIQAFNTRNLYESYDQYNPWGDFNAGNAADNPYPNELNQGLDLWDTLLQSHLSQDPPRKVFFAGGSDAHGDFNYSTHIGIDNYATDSAIGKVQTVAYCPGSWGPGNLPPVEEIMEAYRAGRTVSTDGPFLEIGLDRDDDGDWYEEGDLMIGDSGSVNNGLPLPLKIRWSSLPEFGEVDRVTVYAGDSGGLQEILQLYPSAGEAYAGSSSLDLNGFSFEGWHYLRAELLTEDGEAGHRAYTNPIWMFFDSATDVANSLPGFRLEQNWPNPFNPSTEIVFHLSKESIASLEILDASGLLVRSLVQELLPQGEYRYRWDGRDFRGRAVSSGIYFSRLRLGDRELSRKMLLLK, encoded by the coding sequence ATGAAACGGATTTCGATACATCTCGCCTGTTCCTTTCTGGTTCTTGTCTCTCTGACCGTCAGCGCTCACGCTCCCATTCACAGTCCCTGGCCCTGGGACGATGGGGAGCGCTACGACAACACCTGGTTCAAGGACTTTATGATGGATGCTCCCTGGAGGGTCATCGACGAGGACACGCCCATTCCCCTGACCGTGATTCTCAAGGATTGCGACATGGACGACATCCGGGAGCTTCACTGGATTGAATGCATCGATACTTCCACGGGCGCGAGGATCTGGTTCCACGACTTCAATGATGAGAGAATCGGCAACAACGCTTCCGAAGACAACTACTGGACCTGGATCACCACGGTTACGGAAAACCATGACTGGCTCCCCAACGGTACTCTCCTGACACCAGCCAATCTCGGCTATGGCACAGGAGACCGCATTCCCCTGCGCGTGGAGATCTATTACAAGGACGACTGGTTCAACTACTCGGAGACTCGCCATCTTCGCATTGAAGTAGGCAGTGGACCTTTCCCCTGGCCCGCCAACTGGTTCGGTGGAGATGTTCACTACCACACGATGTACACGAACAACATCGCCGAATACGGAGCCCCGATTCCCGCAGTGAAGCGGGCCGCAAAGGCGGCCGGAGTGCACTGGCTCTGTGTGACCGACCATTCCTGTGATCTGGATGAAACTGGTGACGGCAGTTTTTCCTACGGAACGGATGAGTGGGAGTACACCATCCAGGATGAGAACGGGATCCACGAACACTATCGGGATGTCAGTTCGCTGGGAGGAAGCTGGGAGTCTATCCAGTTTGATATTGACCAGGAAATGGATCCCGGGTTTCGGCTCTACCGAGGAGTGGAAATCAATCTTGCCTCCGTCGACGAGTCCTCTTGGGACAAGACCATGCATACCCTGTTCTACAATCCCTCCTACATTCATTCACCCAACAGTGGGGCCTTCGGCGAAAGGCCCGTCTATCCCAACCTGCCCGACGGACTTGCAGCTCTTGACCCGGGGGGCTTCGCCTATGCAGCTCACCCGAAGAGCTCTCTCTCTGCCGAGTGGGGGGGCACGGACTGGGGCGTAAATGGAACCGAATGGGGGCTTGTCAACCTTGGAACGGCTCTCGGCTATGAGGGCTTCCGGGGAATTCAGGCCTTCAATACCCGGAACCTCTACGAGTCCTACGACCAGTACAATCCCTGGGGAGATTTCAATGCGGGCAATGCTGCCGACAATCCCTACCCCAATGAACTGAATCAGGGTCTGGATCTTTGGGACACCCTTCTGCAGAGCCATCTCTCCCAGGATCCGCCAAGGAAGGTCTTTTTTGCGGGCGGCAGCGATGCCCACGGAGATTTCAACTACTCCACCCACATTGGAATCGACAACTACGCCACGGACTCTGCCATTGGAAAAGTGCAGACCGTTGCCTATTGCCCCGGCAGCTGGGGCCCCGGCAATCTTCCCCCGGTGGAGGAAATCATGGAGGCCTACCGGGCCGGGCGCACGGTATCCACGGATGGCCCCTTTCTCGAAATCGGACTGGATCGGGATGACGATGGAGACTGGTACGAAGAGGGCGACCTCATGATCGGTGACTCGGGAAGCGTGAACAATGGTCTTCCCCTTCCCCTGAAAATCCGCTGGAGCAGCCTCCCCGAGTTTGGAGAGGTGGATCGGGTGACTGTTTATGCAGGCGACAGCGGCGGTCTGCAGGAGATCCTTCAGCTATATCCCTCAGCGGGAGAAGCCTATGCGGGATCCTCTTCTCTGGATCTCAACGGCTTCAGTTTCGAGGGATGGCACTATCTGCGTGCTGAACTCCTGACGGAAGATGGAGAAGCCGGGCATCGTGCCTATACAAACCCGATCTGGATGTTCTTCGACAGCGCAACAGACGTGGCCAATTCACTTCCCGGCTTCCGCCTGGAGCAGAACTGGCCGAATCCCTTCAACCCATCCACCGAAATCGTCTTCCATCTGTCGAAGGAGAGCATTGCGAGTCTGGAGATTCTGGATGCCAGCGGCCTTCTTGTCCGGTCTCTGGTCCAGGAGTTACTGCCCCAGGGCGAGTATCGCTATCGCTGGGACGGGCGCGATTTCCGCGGAAGAGCCGTCAGTTCGGGAATCTATTTCTCCCGGCTTCGATTGGGAGATCGGGAACTGAGCAGAAAAATGTTGCTCCTGAAGTGA
- the fusA gene encoding elongation factor G, whose translation MSFDLGMVRNIGISAHIDSGKTTLTERILFYSNRIHAIHEVRGKDGVGATMDSMELERERGITIASAATHVDWEGHHINIIDTPGHVDFTIEVERSLRVLDGAVLILCSVAGVQSQSITVDRQMKRYKVPRIAFVNKCDRSGANPFRVTEQLSEKLGHNAVMIQIPIGLEADHDGIVDLVTMKAVYFDGENGEVLREEEIPANLLPEAETRREMLLDAASMFSEEMMEAMLEGSPSEEMIHEAIRKGTLDQELTPVLLGSAYKNKGVQKLMNAVLRYLPNPTEVVNEAIHLEKGKEGDSFRVSNDPGDPLLSLAFKLEDGQYGQLTYIRIYQGSLIKGDTVINSRSGQKVKIGRLVRMHADKMEDIDKAEAGDIIALFGVDCASGDSFCAPGLEASMASMFVPEPVISLSVKPEDKKSQDNMSKALQRFTKEDPTFRVGTNEETGDTIIQGMGELHLEVYIERMKREYKATVEVSPPQVAYRETISRSIDFDYTHKKQTGGSGQYGKVVGRIEPSEDTDFEFVNDVTGGNIPTEYISAVEKGFKSALEKGMTIGAPVTGIRVILQDGNSHAVDSSDMAFMTAARNAFREYYQKGKPRVLEPLMLVSVETPREFQGDAMGTLMQRRAIVLGTTEDEGFIRMDAEVPLAEMFGYATVLRSVTQGKASFTMEFKRYSPAPAQVAEDLHKEYLEKRKEGK comes from the coding sequence ATGAGTTTCGACCTGGGAATGGTCCGCAACATCGGGATCAGTGCACATATCGACTCGGGAAAGACCACGTTAACCGAGCGTATCTTGTTTTATTCCAACAGGATCCATGCGATCCACGAGGTCCGGGGCAAGGACGGCGTGGGCGCCACCATGGACTCCATGGAACTGGAGCGGGAGCGAGGCATCACGATTGCCAGCGCCGCCACCCATGTCGATTGGGAAGGGCACCACATCAACATCATCGACACGCCCGGACATGTGGACTTCACCATTGAGGTGGAACGCAGTCTGAGGGTTCTTGACGGAGCCGTCCTGATTCTCTGCTCCGTGGCCGGCGTGCAAAGCCAGTCGATCACCGTGGATCGGCAGATGAAGCGTTACAAGGTTCCCCGCATCGCCTTCGTCAACAAATGCGATCGCTCGGGCGCCAATCCCTTCCGTGTCACCGAGCAGCTCTCTGAAAAGCTCGGTCACAATGCCGTTATGATCCAGATTCCCATTGGACTGGAAGCAGATCACGATGGCATCGTGGATCTGGTCACCATGAAGGCCGTCTACTTCGATGGCGAAAACGGGGAAGTTCTTCGCGAGGAAGAAATCCCTGCGAACCTGCTTCCCGAAGCGGAAACCCGCAGAGAGATGCTGCTTGATGCAGCTTCCATGTTCAGTGAAGAGATGATGGAAGCGATGCTCGAAGGCAGTCCCAGTGAAGAGATGATTCACGAGGCAATCCGTAAGGGGACTCTCGATCAGGAACTCACTCCTGTTCTTCTCGGCTCGGCCTACAAGAACAAGGGAGTTCAAAAGCTGATGAACGCTGTCCTGCGCTACCTTCCCAACCCCACGGAAGTCGTGAACGAGGCGATTCACCTTGAAAAAGGGAAAGAGGGAGACAGCTTCCGGGTCAGCAACGATCCGGGCGATCCCCTGCTGTCCCTGGCTTTCAAACTGGAAGACGGGCAATACGGTCAGTTGACCTACATCCGCATCTATCAGGGTTCCCTGATCAAGGGTGACACGGTAATCAACAGCCGAAGCGGACAGAAGGTCAAGATCGGCCGCCTCGTCCGTATGCACGCAGACAAGATGGAAGACATCGATAAGGCCGAAGCGGGAGACATTATCGCTCTCTTCGGCGTGGACTGTGCCTCCGGCGACAGCTTCTGCGCTCCGGGTCTCGAAGCCAGTATGGCTTCGATGTTTGTTCCCGAGCCGGTAATCAGTCTCTCGGTAAAACCCGAAGACAAGAAGTCCCAGGACAATATGTCCAAGGCCCTTCAGCGCTTCACCAAGGAAGACCCCACCTTCCGCGTGGGCACAAACGAAGAGACCGGTGACACGATCATTCAAGGCATGGGCGAGCTTCACCTGGAAGTCTATATCGAACGCATGAAGCGCGAATACAAGGCCACGGTAGAAGTCAGCCCGCCGCAGGTTGCCTACCGGGAAACTATCAGCCGCTCGATCGACTTCGACTATACGCACAAGAAGCAGACCGGTGGCTCCGGCCAGTACGGTAAGGTGGTGGGCCGGATTGAGCCCAGCGAAGACACTGACTTCGAGTTCGTCAATGATGTAACCGGAGGCAACATTCCCACCGAGTACATCTCGGCCGTGGAAAAGGGCTTCAAGAGCGCTTTGGAAAAGGGAATGACCATTGGTGCTCCCGTCACGGGAATCCGGGTCATTCTGCAGGACGGAAACTCGCATGCGGTGGATTCTTCGGACATGGCCTTCATGACGGCCGCCCGCAATGCCTTCCGCGAGTATTACCAGAAGGGAAAGCCCCGGGTTCTGGAGCCGCTGATGCTCGTTTCTGTCGAGACGCCCCGGGAGTTCCAGGGCGATGCGATGGGTACTCTCATGCAACGGCGAGCGATTGTTCTCGGAACCACGGAAGACGAGGGCTTCATTCGTATGGATGCAGAGGTTCCTCTTGCCGAGATGTTCGGTTATGCTACGGTTCTTCGCTCAGTGACGCAGGGCAAGGCCAGTTTCACCATGGAATTCAAGCGCTATTCGCCGGCCCCGGCTCAGGTGGCTGAAGATCTCCACAAGGAGTATCTTGAGAAGCGCAAGGAAGGGAAATAG